The Thermocrinis ruber genomic sequence AGTTCTCCAAAGCCCTCAGGTAATCCGCCCTTGCCTGCTCAAGCTGGGACCTTGCCTGCTCAAGCTGGGACTGTGCCCTCAAGAGCTCCACCTTGGGCACAACCCCCGCAGAAAACTTGGCAGATACCCTTTTGTAGTTCTCCTCCCAGTAATCAAGGTTCTCCTCTTGAAGCTTTATAATTGCCTTTCTGTATAAGAGTCCATAGAATAGGTCCTTAACTTGACTTTCCAATGTTCTTTGCATGTCCTCTTTGATAAGGTTCTGAAGTTCCCTTTGGATGTTTGCCAGCTTTATAAGTTCAAAGACCTGTTTGTTAAAGATGGTCTGGTTTAGTTGGAGGACTGCGCTGTGCCTGTTATTGGGTATAGTTCCCAAGGCTAAGTCCTGCCCAAGGTAGGTGTAGTTGTATGAGATGCTTACCTGTGGTAGAATGCCAGCCCTTGCCCTCTTGATCTCTTCCTCTGCCTTTTTTATGTCCAGTTCTGAGAGCCTTATCTGGTTTGCCCTCTCTTTGGCAATCTCAAGGGCTTGCTCTAAGGTAATAGCCCCAGCAAAACCCAAAACCAAAAGCAAAAGTACTATTACCCTCACCGCTTTATCTCCACCGCAACGCCTTCCCTGAGCAAGAAGGCGTTATCTAAGGCTATTTGATCACCATCCTTAAGGTCTGCCTTGATGTATGCCTTTCCATCTCCCTGCTTTAGGACCTGTACCTCCACTGGCATAACCTTTTGTCCCTCCACCTTCCACACGATCTTTTTGGTTCCCCTCAGAACAACAGCCCTCTCGGGAACTACAAAGGTAGAAACCTTTTGGGTGGGCAGTTTAACTAAAGCATACATGCCCGGCTTTATCAGATTCTCTCTGTTATCCACCAGTGCCTTTAGGGTCAAAAGCCTGCTTTGGTCTGCGGTGGGAGACACAAAGACTACCTTTCCTTTTAATGTTCCCACACCCTCCACCTCCAAATCCACCATTTTACCCACCTTGCCAAAGGCTATCAGCTCCTGGGGAATCTGAAAGACCACTCTCAGAGGGTTCAAGGATACAAGCCTGAAGGTTTGAGACTGGGGAGTTAGATAGTCTCCCACACTTACAAAACGTTGGGCAATGTAGCCAGAAAAGGGTGCCCTAAGGACAGTCTTCGAAACCATAAGCTGGGCGTTGGCTATCTGGGAACTTATGGATTTTAAAAGCTCCTCTTGTGCCTTGAGCTGTGCCAAGGCGTTGTCATACTCCTCCTTTGCAATCAACTCCTTCTCAAAGAGCATCCTTCTTCTCTCAACTATAGCCCTCTGGTTTTCGTAATTGACCTTTGCCTGAGAGAGCTGTGCCTGAAGCTGTCTGAGGGTGTTTTCGTACTCGGATGGGTCTATCTTCAAAAGGGGCTGTCCTTTCCTTACAAAGGCACCCTCTTCCACATAAAGCTGGGCAACCCTCCCGCTTACCTCTGGCTTAAGAATTACATCCTGAGGAGACTCAAAGTAGCCCTTTGTGGTGTAATACTCCTCCACCTCCTGGCTTGAGACTGTGTAGGTGGTTATGACCACAGGTTTTTGTGTTCTTTGCTCTTGGGGTTTTTGTTCCTTTTTCCCGCAGGCAAACAAAAAAACCAAGCTTAAAAGAAGTATCCACATGTTGGGCAAAATTATAACATACCGACCAGTCAGTCAATTAGGTGTAAAAGGTCTTTGGGATGGTCCAAATGATAGTCCGGTGGGCTCTGAGGAGCTTTGTATCCCCAACGGGCATGGGCAGTTAGCATACCAGCCCTCCTTCCTGCCAGAATATCGTTTTCTGAGTCTCCCACCATCAGGCCAAGTTCAGGAGAAACCTCCAAACGTTTGGCTATTTCCAACAGAGGCAAAGGGGAAGGCTTTTTCTCCGGTAATAGGTCCGCACCCAGCACCTCGTCAAAGTAGTGGAACATCTTCAGCCTTTTTAGCACCTCCAAAGTTATGGCGTGGGGCTTGTTGGTAGCAACAGCTAAAAGTATTCCCCTTTCCTTCAAGCCCTCCAAGGTCTCCATCACTCCTTCGTAGGGCTTGGTGTGTATTACGGGCTCTGAGATGTAGTAGTGTAAAAACCTCTCCAGGGCCTCTTCTAACTCTTGTCCCTGAAAGAAGTTTGCCAAAAGGCTTCGAGCACCGTCTCCTATGTTCTTTTTAACCTCATCGGCGGGCACATCCTTGCTCTTGAGCTCTCTATAAACACGACCCACATGGAGGGCTATGTCCTCCGCAGAGTCAATGAGCGTACCATCAAGGTCAAAGATCAACAACCTTATGTTGCACAGCTTTCGCATTCCTCTATGTCCGTCATAGACTTACTCCTACAATAATACACAGTCTTTAGCCCAAGTTCCCAAGCCAAGGTGTAAAGCTTAGAGAGGGTAGGACCGTCTATCCTTTCAGGGTCAATAAACAAGTTCAAGCTTTGGGCTTGGTCTATCCACTTCTGACGCTCTGCCGCCGCACGGATGATCCACTCCTGGTCTATGTTGTAGGCGGATTTGTAGTACCAAAAGTATTTGTCCACCTCGGGCGGAACTTGAGGCAAAATGCCCGACATGTTTTCCTCTTTGTAGAACTTAGCAAAGATCGGGTCTATGGAAGGAGTAGCGGATACTATCAAAGAAGTAGAACCAGTGGGCATAAGGGCTAAGAGGTATGCATTCCTCATTCCATTCCTTTTAACCTCCTCTGCCAGCCCTATCCAATCAAAGTTGTTTCCGTTTTCCTGAGAAAGCCTTTGGTTTTCTTCTGGCGTCCTTCCAAAGAATATGCCCTTGCTCCAGTCTGAGCTGTCAAAAAGCGGATATTTGCCCCTTTCTTTGGCAAGCTCCATGGAACCCTTTATGGCGTAGTATGCTATCCTTTCAAAGAGGCTGCTGGCAAACCTAAGGTGCTCTTCTGACTCCCAAGGAATTCCGTTTTTCACAAGGCAGTAATGGTAGTTGCTAACACCGATGCCTATTGCCCTGTAGCGTTTGTTGGTGTACTCCGCCTCCTTTATGGCATAAAAGTTCATCTCTATCACATTGTCCAGCATCCGCACGAGGATGGGAACAACCCTTTCCAAGTCCTCTTTTGTCCAAACTTTACCAAGGTTTATAGAACCCAGATTGCACACCACTACATCTCCAGACTTTTTCACATGGGTTATAGTGCCGTCCTCTGATAGTGTTTCTGAGATATGGGTGGATGCACTTTGATTTTGCACTATCTCGTGGCAAAGATTTGAGGAATAGACCATACCGCAGTGTTTGTTAGGGTTTAACCTGTTGGCGGTGTCCCTGAAGAAGATGTAGGGCTCTCCCGTTTCAAAAATCACAGTAAGCAGTCTCTTCCACAGCTCAAAGGCAGAAATCTCCTTCTTTGCGTAGTCTGGAAGTTCCTTTTCCAGCTTTAGGTAAAGTTCCTCAAACTCCTCTCCGTAAAAGTCTTCCAAGTTTTTGCCGTCTCGGACGTTCTTGCACCAGTAAGGGTCAAAAAGCGTCCATTTGCCGTTTTCTTTTAGCCTTTTCATGAAAAGGTCTGGTATGGAAATGGCAGGATGTATATCGTGGGCTTTCTTTCTCTCATCGCCCACGTTGGTTTTGACTTCCAAAAAGTCCAAAACATCCTTGTGCCATATATCCAACGTAATTGACGCACTTCCCTTCCTCATCCCAAGCTGATCCACATACACCATCACGTCGTTGATAATCTTCACTACAGGCAGAACTCCACTGCTTGCACCCTTGAACTTTCTTATGGGAGCACCCGTCGCCCTTATCTTTCCAAGGTATATGCCAAGCCCACCCGCAAACTTGGAGATCATCCCAGCCTTTTTCACGTTGTCAAAGATGTCATAAAGGTCGTCATCTACCGTCAAAACAAAGCAGGAAGATAGCTGAGTGTAAGGCCGTCTTGCGTTCATCAATGTGGGCGTAGCCAAAGATATGAGGTGCTCGGACATAAGGTCATAGAAGGTCTTTGCCCACATTAGCCTCTCTTCTTTCTTTTCTGGGATCGCCAAGGTCATGGCAATGAGCATATACATCTCCTGCGGAAGTTCAATCACCCTTCCCTCTTCGTCCCTGACCAAGTACCTGTCATAGAGCACCTTTATGCCCGTGTAGGTAAAGAGAAGGTCTCTGTCTGGTTTTATGTAGTGGGCAAGCTGGTCAATCTCCTCCTTTGTGTAGTTTTCAAGCAAATACTCTCCGTATATACCTCTTTCAGTGCACTCTTTTATGAGTTCATAAAAGCTTTCAGGGTTGTAGGGTTTGTATTTGCCGTTGATTTTGTCCTTGACCTTATAGCCTCTGAGATGTCCCACATCCTTGTAAAGGTCGTAAAGCAAAAGCCTTGCGGCAACGTAAGTCCAATCAGGGTTTTCTGCGGAAACCTTCTCCGCAGCTGTTCTGATAAGCAGTTGCTGAATTTCCTTGGTGGTGATGCCGTCTCTAAACTGTATCTGTGCGTCCATCTCAAGCTCAAGAGGGTCCACCCTTAGACCTTTGCAGGCAAAGTCTATCACAATTCTTATCTTCCCAATATCAAGATCTTCCAATACACCCGCCCGCTTGACCACCTTCATGGAAAACCTCCTCTGGTTTATTTATTCTTTAGGGTTGATTTCTAAGTTTAACCCCCTTCTTAAAAGGGCAAAGGAGTTTTTGAAGGGCTTAATAAAAAGGGAAGGAGGAGACCTCCTATAAATTTCTATACCTCCGTGCTTTTTCGTAAAAAGCTTCAAAAGCCTGATATGTATAATTTTAGAGTGCTTTTTGTTCTGTTTCTGCTGTGCTTTGGTTTGACCTTTGGTGTAGAAGTTTTTTCTAAGTACATGGAGCGTGAGCCCGATGGCACGCTCGTTGCAAGGGAGGAGGTGGAGGTCTATTATGAGAACTACTACATAAGGGCAGACGAGGTAAGATACAATCCCCAGACCAAAGAGGTTATTGCAGAGGGAAATGTGTATGTTAGGTCTACCGATGGAAAGCTTGAAGTAAAAAAAGGCTCTTACGCATACATAGACCTTAACAAAAAGGTGGGCTACTTTTTGAACGCAGAGGGTAGGTTCCAAAGGTTCTACTTTAAGGCCGAAAAAGCAGAAATGGAAGGAGATACATACACGGTTGAAAACGGAGAGATAACTACATGTCCTCCAGATAGAAAGGAAATGGTTCTTTGTTTTTCCAAGGCACGCATAGACCAAAAATATGTAATCTCCGAAAACAACTCCCTAAGGCTCTTTAGGGTCCCCTTTGCCTACCTTCCCATCTTTGCCTATCCTGTGGGTGAGAGAAGGTCTGGACTTTTGCCTCCAACGGTAGGGTCAAACACCTACAACACTTTCATCTACCAACAGCCTATATACTGGGCTATTTCCAAGGATAAAGACGCCACCTTAACCATAGACCTAAGGGACAAGCAAGCTAAAGGCTTTTCCATAGAATACAGGCAGGCATTTTTCAAAGAGGACGACCTGCAGTTTAAAGTTTCTTACTACAAAGAACCCATACCCCCTGGCAAGTGGTGGGAAGGTAGGGACCCTACCACCTTTAGAGAAAACAGATACAGAGTTCAACTGAGTTTAGACCTCGGGAATTTCAAGGCGGGCTTGGACACCATCTCCGACCCTTACCTTTTGGAAGACACTTACCTCAGGGCAAGGGAGAGAACAGTTCCATACCTTACCTCCTATGTGATCTACAAAAAGGATTTTGAAAGATTCCTGATAACCTTTGAAGCCAAACACTTTTATGACACCACCTCACTCAACAACGAAAGAACGCTACAAAAACTACCAGAAATTGCCCTCTATTGGAAGTCTCAACAGCTTTGGGGACCCATATTTTTTAGCCTTTTTTCCTCTTACACCAACTTTTACAGAGAGGAAGGGTTAAGAGGTCAAAGGCTCACACTCTTTCCGGAGCTTTCGATCCCCAAAAATCTTTTTGGCAGAGTTTTTTACTCTAACCTTGTCTTTGAAAACCTTTACTACTTTGGCTTGAACCAACAGGGCTACAAACAAACCGTATCCAGCCTCTATTTTTCAGAGAGCGTGCCCTTTATCTTTGACCTGCAAGCGGGAAACTTTAAGTTCAAGAACTTTTTAAAGGTAGGTTACAGCTTCAGAGAAAAGGACTTTAACAATCCAAGGTTTGACAACAGAGACCAACTTAACAGAACAAGCCAGATTGATGCCCTATGGACAGGCAGTATGGGCTACAAAGACAAGGAGTTTTTAAACCTATACGTTAGCTCCGCCTACAATTACCTTGGAAAATATACCTACGGAGGCATAACCGCAGACAGAAGACTTCTACCCATAAGAACCATCGTCTCGTTGAAGCCTTTTGAAGGCGTGAGCTTAACCACAGATAGCCTATACGACACAGAAGGAGGTTTCCCCCTGAGAACAAGCAACAGCCTTAACCTGAGCTACAAAAATAATAGCTTGACCTTAAGCTATCAGACTGCAAGAAACCTGCTAAATCAAAGAACCACCGACCAAACAAGTTTGAGCTTTAGTACCTCCTACGGTACAGCGGTCTTTGGTCTTCTTTTAACGAGGGATAACAGAATAGGCAAAGACCTTGTGCGACAGGCAAGCCTTGATTATAGAGGTGCCTGTTGGAGCCTGGGACTGCTGGCAAGGGACAACTACAGTGGCACAAGAGGTAAACACATAAAGGAGTTGTATTTGACCTTTAACATCTTTGATCTGCAAAGGTTTACAGTGCCTCTGAAGAGATAAGAAGATTTTTCAATTTTCTCGTTTGGGCTTGAACATCCTGATGGGCAAAGATGCCCGAGCCCACCACCAAAATGTCCGCACCAGCCCTTGCCACCTCTAAAATGTTCTCTTCTTTTATGCCTCCGTCCACTTCAATGAGCACTTTGGGATTGATGGCGTTCACCATCTCCTTTAGTCTTCTTAACCTCTCCAAAGACCTTGGAATGAACTTTTGCCCCCCAAAGCCCGGATTTACCGACATCAAAAGCACAAAATCCACGTAGTGGAGCACCTCCTCTAAAAGGGAAAGAGGAGTTCCGGGGTTTATCACTACTCCCGCCTTTGCGCCAAGACTCTTTATAAGCTCTATGGAACGATGGATATGATAGTTATTCTCTATGTGTATGCTGACCATGTCCGCCCCAGCCTTTATAAACTCGGGAATGTACTTATCCACGTTCTCTATCATCAGATGGGCATCCAAGGGAATATTGCAGTGTTTTTTTATGCTCTCAAGAACTACAGGTCCGAAGGTTATGTTAGGCACAAAGTGCCCGTCCATTACATCAAAGTGCAGAAGGTCCGCACCACCTTTGATAACTGCCTCTATCTGCTCGCCAAGCCTGTAAAAGTCCGCAGACAGTATTGAGGGTGCCAAAAGCTTCAATAGGCTTCCTCCTCAACTCTTATGATAACAGGCTTTCCTTCCACCACGGGTAGCTGTTGGATTTCCCTTATAGCCCTTTGCATGTCCATCTCATAGGCTTTGTGGGTAAGGATCACCAGTGGCACTATAGGTTGCCCCTCTCTGCCCGCCATTTTGCAGACCTTTTCCTTTTGCAAAACGGAGGCTATGCTAATTTGATATTCTGCCAGGACATTTGCAATCTTTGCCAACACTCCCGGCCTATCGGGCACATCAAACCTCAGATAATACCTGCTGTAAAAGTTTTTGTTTATTCTAAACCCTTCTTTGCTTTCCCAAAGCCAACTTTGACTTTTGCAGGAGCCTATACTTTTGGCAATATCCACTATGTCCGACACCACCGCAGAGGCGGTAGGTTTTGAGCCCGCACCCCTCCCGTAAAACATGGTTTTTCCCACAAAATCCCCTTCCACCAAAACTGCATTGTATACATCGGAGACCTTAGCCAGTGGGTTATCGGAGGGAATAAAGGTGGGATGCACCCTCAGTTCAACCTCCGAATCCATCCTTTTGGCTATGGCTAAGAGCTTCAAAGTGTAGCCCAAGTCTTTTCCCAGCTCCACATCCAAGAGGTCTATGTTCCTTATGCCTTCTACATAGACCTCTTCAAAGGGAAAGAGTTTTCCAAAGCCAACGAAGGCTAAAAGGGTTATCTTATGGGCAGAATCCCATCCGTCTATGTCCAAAGAAGGGTCCGCCTCCGCGTATCCGAGCTCCTGAGCCCTCTTAAGGGCAGTGTCAAAGCTAACATCCTGCTCTAACATTTGGGTAAGTATGTAATTGGTGGTGCCGTTAAGGATGCCGTAGATATTCTGCACCCTGTTTCCCACAAGCCCTTCTCTCAGTGCTTTTATTATGGGTATTCCACCGCCCACCGACGCCTCAAAGCCCACCATAAGCCCTTTTTCCTTGGCTTTTTTGAATATCTCTTCTCCATCCTCCGCCAGCAGGTGTTTGTTGGCAGTGACTACGTGCTTTCCCCTCTCAAGGGCTTCCAAGAGGAGCCTTTTGGCAAAGTCTTTACCCCCAACCAGCTCCACCACTATGTCCGAGCTTTCTATAACTTCTCTGTAATCGGTGGTCCTTAGGGTGGAGGGCACCTCGTACTCCCGAGGTCTGCTCCAGTCTTTGTCCGCAACCTTGCTTATGGAAAGCTTGATGCCCGTTTTTTCCTCAATGACCTTTGCGTTTTCCAAAAGCAGGGCAACGGTGCCAGTCCCAACTACCCCGCATCCAACTATGCCTACCTTGACTTCCACAGGGCTATTTATTTTAAACTAGAAACCCAATGTTTATCTATCTTATTGCGGTGGGTTCTGTGGAAAAGAGACTTTTGCTTGCCTGTGCGAAAAATGTAAAGGAGGTTTTTGGCTTTGAAGTTCGGATTTCGGATGTCCCCGTCTATTACAAGAGCGCCTACAATCCACACAGAGGACAGTTCTCCGCCAGCAAACTTTTAGAACGCATAAAGGCAGTGCATTTACCCAACATGCTAAAGGTGGTGGGTATAACTGATGTAGACCTTTACGAGGAAGGCTTGAACTTTGTATTTGGAGTGGGAGAACTAAATGGCAGGTGCGCCCTTGTTAGCATCTACAGGCTAAAAACTCCCGATGAAAGATTGCTTTTTGAAAGGACTTTTAAAGAACTCAACCACGAGCTTGGGCACACCTTTGGACTTTTGCACTGCAATAGCCCCCGATGTGTTATGAACTTTTCAAACTCCGTCCTTGAGGTAGACCAAAAGGGCAGGTTTTTCTGCGAGGAATGTCAGAAGAAGCTAAAGCTTTAGGCTACAGAGTATCTACGCTCCAAAAAGCCCTTCCAGACATCTGGCATACGTTCCAACTCTTCCTCCGCTATTTTACGTGCGAGCTCTTGGATGGCGCTTAGGTTCTTTTTAGTCCTTATCTTCACATCCAAGACCTGTGGTTCGTTGATAGGCTTACCTATCTGGGAAACGATGTAGCAGTACGCTTCCTCAACCTCTTCGATCTCTTCCACCACTCTTTCGCTGATCTTCTTGGCTACCGTATTGTAGATCTTACCTATGTGGGATATTGGGTTTTTGCCTGCCGCCGCTTCCAAGCTCATGGGTCTGTAGGGAGTAATAAGACCATTAACCCGGTTGCCTCTTCCTACCTGTCCATCGTCCCCCTGCTCTGCCGAGGTGCCCGTGACGGTTATATAAACGCTACCCTTTGTGTCTGCGGTGTTTATGAAGAGTTCCACTTCCCTTCCCAAAAGCTCCTGTATGTAGTTTTTGGTTTTCCTTAAAATTTCCTCCTTTTTAGCAAAGTATTCGTCTTCGTTCTTTATGTATTTGCTCACAAAGGCAAGGGCAACGGTTAGCCTTATTTTCTCTCCGAACCTCACCCCCATAACCTTTATATCCTCCCCTATTTCTGGGTGCTCCTCCTTGATTTCTGAAGAGTTTAAAAACCGCTCTGTTTGATAAACCGCCCTCTCCAAGTCATCGAAGGGTGCAAAGCCTACCCCAAAGGAGGTGTCGTTTGCCAAAGGAACCTCTCCCTTCTTTTGAAATCTTTCAAAAAGTTCCACCAAGTCCTTGCTACCAGGTTTTAACTTTGCGTACACCTTTATATGTTTTTTAGGATCCAAGTTCCTTAAATTTTCAGAAATCCACTTTTCAACTACATTTTGAACAAATTCCTGCACGTTTTCAAGTTCCTTACCATCCTTTTCCAAAATAGCCCTTCCAACCAAGTAAATTTCTATGGGTTCTATTACTTCTCCTCCACCAAAGACGGGCTCTGCCCTACCACCCACCAAGAGGGCTTTATCCACGTTGTGGTGCATAATTGCCCCGAAGTTTTCCTGATACCACTTGCATAGGGCAACGGAGAGCTCCTCCGCCAAGTAATCACATATAGTATCTGGGTGTCCAGTCCCCTTTCTTTCTACAATCTCCACCTGCTGAGCATAAACAGGCTCAAAGGTTATTGGAGTGATCACTATGTTTTTCATGCTATCCTATTATATCATCGTTAAAAGTTGTGCCTTACAAAGAATAGATTGATCAAAGAAAAAATCGCGCCAAGGATAACTCCCTCGGAGAACCTTCTGGGTTTGAGTTTTTTCAAAAGGTTTAGATGAGAAAGCAACGC encodes the following:
- a CDS encoding HAD family hydrolase, with translation MRKLCNIRLLIFDLDGTLIDSAEDIALHVGRVYRELKSKDVPADEVKKNIGDGARSLLANFFQGQELEEALERFLHYYISEPVIHTKPYEGVMETLEGLKERGILLAVATNKPHAITLEVLKRLKMFHYFDEVLGADLLPEKKPSPLPLLEIAKRLEVSPELGLMVGDSENDILAGRRAGMLTAHARWGYKAPQSPPDYHLDHPKDLLHLID
- a CDS encoding efflux RND transporter periplasmic adaptor subunit; protein product: MWILLLSLVFLFACGKKEQKPQEQRTQKPVVITTYTVSSQEVEEYYTTKGYFESPQDVILKPEVSGRVAQLYVEEGAFVRKGQPLLKIDPSEYENTLRQLQAQLSQAKVNYENQRAIVERRRMLFEKELIAKEEYDNALAQLKAQEELLKSISSQIANAQLMVSKTVLRAPFSGYIAQRFVSVGDYLTPQSQTFRLVSLNPLRVVFQIPQELIAFGKVGKMVDLEVEGVGTLKGKVVFVSPTADQSRLLTLKALVDNRENLIKPGMYALVKLPTQKVSTFVVPERAVVLRGTKKIVWKVEGQKVMPVEVQVLKQGDGKAYIKADLKDGDQIALDNAFLLREGVAVEIKR
- the rpe gene encoding ribulose-phosphate 3-epimerase; its protein translation is MKLLAPSILSADFYRLGEQIEAVIKGGADLLHFDVMDGHFVPNITFGPVVLESIKKHCNIPLDAHLMIENVDKYIPEFIKAGADMVSIHIENNYHIHRSIELIKSLGAKAGVVINPGTPLSLLEEVLHYVDFVLLMSVNPGFGGQKFIPRSLERLRRLKEMVNAINPKVLIEVDGGIKEENILEVARAGADILVVGSGIFAHQDVQAQTRKLKNLLISSEAL
- a CDS encoding LPS-assembly protein LptD; translation: MYNFRVLFVLFLLCFGLTFGVEVFSKYMEREPDGTLVAREEVEVYYENYYIRADEVRYNPQTKEVIAEGNVYVRSTDGKLEVKKGSYAYIDLNKKVGYFLNAEGRFQRFYFKAEKAEMEGDTYTVENGEITTCPPDRKEMVLCFSKARIDQKYVISENNSLRLFRVPFAYLPIFAYPVGERRSGLLPPTVGSNTYNTFIYQQPIYWAISKDKDATLTIDLRDKQAKGFSIEYRQAFFKEDDLQFKVSYYKEPIPPGKWWEGRDPTTFRENRYRVQLSLDLGNFKAGLDTISDPYLLEDTYLRARERTVPYLTSYVIYKKDFERFLITFEAKHFYDTTSLNNERTLQKLPEIALYWKSQQLWGPIFFSLFSSYTNFYREEGLRGQRLTLFPELSIPKNLFGRVFYSNLVFENLYYFGLNQQGYKQTVSSLYFSESVPFIFDLQAGNFKFKNFLKVGYSFREKDFNNPRFDNRDQLNRTSQIDALWTGSMGYKDKEFLNLYVSSAYNYLGKYTYGGITADRRLLPIRTIVSLKPFEGVSLTTDSLYDTEGGFPLRTSNSLNLSYKNNSLTLSYQTARNLLNQRTTDQTSLSFSTSYGTAVFGLLLTRDNRIGKDLVRQASLDYRGACWSLGLLARDNYSGTRGKHIKELYLTFNIFDLQRFTVPLKR
- a CDS encoding archaemetzincin family Zn-dependent metalloprotease, with translation MFIYLIAVGSVEKRLLLACAKNVKEVFGFEVRISDVPVYYKSAYNPHRGQFSASKLLERIKAVHLPNMLKVVGITDVDLYEEGLNFVFGVGELNGRCALVSIYRLKTPDERLLFERTFKELNHELGHTFGLLHCNSPRCVMNFSNSVLEVDQKGRFFCEECQKKLKL
- a CDS encoding methionine adenosyltransferase, which translates into the protein MKNIVITPITFEPVYAQQVEIVERKGTGHPDTICDYLAEELSVALCKWYQENFGAIMHHNVDKALLVGGRAEPVFGGGEVIEPIEIYLVGRAILEKDGKELENVQEFVQNVVEKWISENLRNLDPKKHIKVYAKLKPGSKDLVELFERFQKKGEVPLANDTSFGVGFAPFDDLERAVYQTERFLNSSEIKEEHPEIGEDIKVMGVRFGEKIRLTVALAFVSKYIKNEDEYFAKKEEILRKTKNYIQELLGREVELFINTADTKGSVYITVTGTSAEQGDDGQVGRGNRVNGLITPYRPMSLEAAAGKNPISHIGKIYNTVAKKISERVVEEIEEVEEAYCYIVSQIGKPINEPQVLDVKIRTKKNLSAIQELARKIAEEELERMPDVWKGFLERRYSVA
- a CDS encoding ribonucleoside-diphosphate reductase subunit alpha — protein: MKVVKRAGVLEDLDIGKIRIVIDFACKGLRVDPLELEMDAQIQFRDGITTKEIQQLLIRTAAEKVSAENPDWTYVAARLLLYDLYKDVGHLRGYKVKDKINGKYKPYNPESFYELIKECTERGIYGEYLLENYTKEEIDQLAHYIKPDRDLLFTYTGIKVLYDRYLVRDEEGRVIELPQEMYMLIAMTLAIPEKKEERLMWAKTFYDLMSEHLISLATPTLMNARRPYTQLSSCFVLTVDDDLYDIFDNVKKAGMISKFAGGLGIYLGKIRATGAPIRKFKGASSGVLPVVKIINDVMVYVDQLGMRKGSASITLDIWHKDVLDFLEVKTNVGDERKKAHDIHPAISIPDLFMKRLKENGKWTLFDPYWCKNVRDGKNLEDFYGEEFEELYLKLEKELPDYAKKEISAFELWKRLLTVIFETGEPYIFFRDTANRLNPNKHCGMVYSSNLCHEIVQNQSASTHISETLSEDGTITHVKKSGDVVVCNLGSINLGKVWTKEDLERVVPILVRMLDNVIEMNFYAIKEAEYTNKRYRAIGIGVSNYHYCLVKNGIPWESEEHLRFASSLFERIAYYAIKGSMELAKERGKYPLFDSSDWSKGIFFGRTPEENQRLSQENGNNFDWIGLAEEVKRNGMRNAYLLALMPTGSTSLIVSATPSIDPIFAKFYKEENMSGILPQVPPEVDKYFWYYKSAYNIDQEWIIRAAAERQKWIDQAQSLNLFIDPERIDGPTLSKLYTLAWELGLKTVYYCRSKSMTDIEECESCAT
- a CDS encoding homoserine dehydrogenase; this encodes MEVKVGIVGCGVVGTGTVALLLENAKVIEEKTGIKLSISKVADKDWSRPREYEVPSTLRTTDYREVIESSDIVVELVGGKDFAKRLLLEALERGKHVVTANKHLLAEDGEEIFKKAKEKGLMVGFEASVGGGIPIIKALREGLVGNRVQNIYGILNGTTNYILTQMLEQDVSFDTALKRAQELGYAEADPSLDIDGWDSAHKITLLAFVGFGKLFPFEEVYVEGIRNIDLLDVELGKDLGYTLKLLAIAKRMDSEVELRVHPTFIPSDNPLAKVSDVYNAVLVEGDFVGKTMFYGRGAGSKPTASAVVSDIVDIAKSIGSCKSQSWLWESKEGFRINKNFYSRYYLRFDVPDRPGVLAKIANVLAEYQISIASVLQKEKVCKMAGREGQPIVPLVILTHKAYEMDMQRAIREIQQLPVVEGKPVIIRVEEEAY